Proteins encoded by one window of Methylovirgula ligni:
- a CDS encoding HIT family protein gives MAFIDAEVITLRIVREVFSPRVAVIIVAASVTGIKVMALVYDNDNVFAKILRGEIPSYKVYEDDIALAFLDIMPRIDGHTLVIPKFPARTFLDADADKLGQLIKRVQKVARAVKNSLGAEGLTLLQSNESAGGQVIFHLHFHLLPRWEGVELKPAGSQMEAPEALQKIQTKIAAALK, from the coding sequence ATGGCTTTTATTGACGCGGAAGTCATCACGCTTCGAATCGTTCGAGAAGTCTTTTCGCCGCGCGTCGCCGTGATTATCGTGGCGGCATCAGTAACAGGGATCAAGGTCATGGCGCTCGTCTACGATAACGACAACGTCTTCGCGAAAATCCTGCGCGGCGAGATTCCCTCTTACAAGGTTTATGAGGACGATATCGCCCTTGCCTTTCTCGACATCATGCCGCGCATCGATGGCCATACGCTTGTCATCCCGAAATTTCCGGCGCGCACCTTTCTCGATGCGGATGCCGACAAGCTGGGCCAACTCATCAAGCGTGTGCAGAAAGTCGCCCGCGCGGTGAAGAACAGTCTGGGCGCGGAAGGCTTGACGCTGCTGCAATCGAACGAAAGCGCCGGCGGCCAGGTGATCTTTCACCTGCACTTTCACCTCCTGCCGCGCTGGGAGGGTGTTGAGCTGAAACCGGCGGGGAGCCAGATGGAAGCGCCCGAAGCGCTTCAGAAAATCCAAACCAAAATCGCCGCGGCACTAAAATAG
- the clpA gene encoding ATP-dependent Clp protease ATP-binding subunit ClpA → MPSFSRNLEQTLHRALAVANERHHEYATLEHLLLSLTEDSDAAAVLRACSVDLDILRKNLRDYIDQELDNLVSDGREDAKPTAGFQRVIQRAVIHVQSSGREEVTGANVLVAIFAERESHAAYFLQEQDMTRYDAVNYISHGIAKRPGMSDSSKTPRGAEDDDGRDGKDKDNGESKKKEGALEAYCVNLNRKAKEGRIDPLIGREPEVLRTIQVLCRRHKNNPLLVGDPGVGKTAIAEGLARKIVKNEVPEVLADATVFALDMGTLLAGTRYRGDFEERLKQVMKEIENHKKAILFIDEIHTVIGAGATSGGAMDASNLLKPALAQGTLRCIGSTTYKEYRQYFEKDRALVRRFQKIDVNEPSVEDAIEIMKGLKPYFEDYHKVRYTNEAVKAAVELSARYIHDRKLPDKAIDVIDETGASQMLVPEAKRKKTIGIKEIETTIATMARIPPKTVSKDDAEVLEHLTQTLERVVYGQNKAIQALTSAIKLARAGLRDGEKPIGSYLFSGPTGVGKTEVARQLATALGVELIRFDMSEYMERHTVSRLIGAPPGYVGFDQGGLLTDAIDQHPHSVLLLDEIEKAHPDLYNILLQVMDHGKLTDHNGKQIDFRNVILIMTTNAGAADMQREAYGFTRTKREGEDTEAINRMFAPEFRNRLDAVVNFGHLPTEVVAKVVDKFIMQLDAQLAERNVTIELTDEARNWLVEHGYDEQMGARPMARIIQQTIKTPLADEVLFGRLKNGGNVRVVVIAAEDGSKTLGFVFPEGPVLPRPEKDIVEASKKRVRPEPEVRRAKARKAKTTDDDDDNGPEGEPDEDQPDDDAAIEGETTDETSAEDEAKPSGIVPNVPLQG, encoded by the coding sequence ATGCCGTCCTTCTCGCGTAATCTCGAACAGACTCTTCACCGTGCGCTGGCAGTCGCCAATGAGCGGCACCATGAATATGCGACGCTGGAGCACCTATTATTGAGTCTAACCGAGGACAGCGATGCCGCGGCGGTGCTGCGGGCGTGTTCGGTCGATCTCGATATTCTGCGCAAGAACCTGCGCGATTATATCGATCAGGAACTCGATAATCTCGTCAGCGACGGCCGCGAGGATGCCAAGCCCACGGCCGGGTTCCAGCGCGTCATCCAGCGCGCGGTGATCCATGTCCAATCGTCCGGGCGCGAGGAAGTGACCGGCGCCAATGTCCTGGTGGCGATTTTCGCCGAACGGGAAAGCCATGCCGCCTATTTCCTGCAAGAGCAGGATATGACCCGCTACGACGCGGTGAACTACATCAGCCACGGTATAGCGAAGAGGCCCGGTATGTCTGATTCCTCCAAGACACCGCGCGGAGCCGAAGATGATGACGGCCGCGACGGAAAAGACAAAGACAACGGCGAGTCGAAGAAGAAGGAAGGCGCGCTCGAGGCCTATTGCGTCAATCTCAATCGCAAGGCGAAGGAAGGGCGCATCGATCCGCTGATCGGCCGCGAGCCGGAGGTGCTTCGCACCATCCAGGTTCTCTGCCGCCGGCATAAGAACAATCCGCTGCTCGTCGGCGATCCGGGTGTCGGCAAGACGGCGATCGCCGAAGGCCTGGCGCGCAAGATCGTCAAGAACGAAGTGCCGGAAGTGCTCGCCGACGCGACCGTCTTTGCCCTCGATATGGGCACGCTGCTTGCCGGCACGCGCTATCGCGGCGATTTCGAAGAGCGGCTGAAACAGGTGATGAAGGAGATCGAGAACCACAAGAAGGCGATTCTCTTCATCGACGAGATTCACACGGTCATCGGCGCCGGCGCCACCTCCGGCGGGGCGATGGATGCGTCGAATCTACTCAAGCCCGCTCTGGCGCAGGGAACTCTGCGCTGCATCGGCTCGACGACCTACAAGGAATATCGCCAATATTTCGAGAAGGACCGCGCGCTCGTCCGCCGTTTCCAGAAGATCGACGTCAACGAGCCGTCGGTCGAGGATGCGATCGAGATCATGAAGGGGCTGAAGCCCTATTTCGAGGACTATCACAAGGTTCGCTATACCAACGAGGCGGTGAAGGCGGCGGTGGAGCTTTCCGCCCGTTACATCCATGACCGCAAGCTGCCGGACAAGGCGATCGACGTGATCGACGAGACCGGTGCGAGCCAGATGCTGGTGCCGGAGGCCAAGCGCAAGAAGACGATCGGCATCAAGGAGATCGAAACGACGATCGCGACGATGGCGCGGATTCCGCCCAAGACCGTGTCGAAGGACGATGCCGAAGTGCTCGAGCATCTGACGCAGACCCTGGAGCGGGTGGTCTATGGTCAGAACAAGGCCATCCAGGCGCTGACCTCGGCGATCAAGCTCGCCCGTGCCGGACTGCGCGACGGCGAGAAGCCGATTGGCTCCTACCTCTTCTCCGGCCCGACAGGCGTCGGTAAGACGGAGGTTGCGCGCCAGCTCGCGACTGCCCTTGGCGTGGAACTGATCCGCTTCGACATGTCCGAATATATGGAGCGGCACACGGTGTCGCGCCTGATCGGCGCACCTCCCGGCTATGTCGGCTTCGATCAGGGCGGCCTGCTGACCGATGCGATCGATCAACATCCGCATAGCGTGCTGCTGCTCGACGAGATCGAGAAAGCGCATCCGGATCTCTACAACATCCTGTTGCAGGTGATGGATCACGGCAAGCTCACCGATCACAACGGCAAGCAGATCGACTTCCGCAACGTGATCCTGATCATGACGACCAATGCCGGCGCCGCCGACATGCAGCGTGAGGCCTATGGCTTCACCCGCACCAAGCGGGAAGGCGAGGATACCGAGGCGATCAATCGCATGTTCGCGCCGGAATTCCGCAACCGGCTCGATGCGGTCGTCAACTTCGGCCATCTGCCGACCGAAGTCGTGGCCAAGGTCGTCGACAAGTTCATCATGCAGCTCGACGCCCAGCTCGCCGAGCGCAATGTGACGATCGAGCTGACCGACGAGGCGCGCAACTGGCTCGTGGAGCACGGCTATGACGAGCAGATGGGCGCGCGGCCGATGGCCCGCATCATCCAGCAGACGATCAAGACGCCGCTGGCTGATGAAGTGCTCTTCGGCCGGCTGAAGAACGGCGGTAATGTGCGCGTCGTTGTCATTGCGGCCGAGGACGGCAGCAAGACGCTTGGCTTCGTCTTCCCCGAAGGGCCGGTTCTGCCGCGCCCGGAGAAGGATATCGTCGAGGCCAGCAAGAAGCGCGTGCGGCCGGAGCCGGAAGTGCGCCGGGCCAAGGCGCGCAAGGCCAAGACGACCGACGATGACGACGACAACGGGCCGGAAGGTGAGCCCGACGAGGATCAGCCTGACGACGATGCCGCAATCGAAGGCGAGACCACGGACGAGACGAGCGCCGAGGACGAGGCCAAGCCGTCCGGCATCGTGCCCAATGTGCCGTTGCAGGGCTGA
- the clpS gene encoding ATP-dependent Clp protease adapter ClpS — protein MPLRAAKDQQKNGDPGPGNGTAVIARAKPQTRRPNMYRVLLLNDDYTPMEFVVVVLRKYFNKGAEDATRIMLHVHQHGVGECGIFTYEVAETKVTQVMDYARKHQHPLQCIMEKK, from the coding sequence ATGCCGTTACGGGCGGCCAAAGATCAGCAAAAAAACGGTGACCCGGGACCGGGCAATGGCACCGCGGTTATCGCGCGCGCCAAACCGCAGACGCGACGTCCGAATATGTATCGCGTGCTGTTGCTTAACGACGATTACACGCCGATGGAATTCGTCGTTGTCGTTCTGCGCAAATATTTCAACAAAGGCGCCGAAGACGCGACGCGTATCATGCTCCATGTCCACCAGCATGGCGTCGGCGAATGCGGTATTTTCACTTACGAGGTTGCTGAAACGAAAGTCACCCAAGTGATGGACTATGCCAGGAAGCACCAGCATCCGCTGCAATGCATCATGGAAAAGAAATGA
- a CDS encoding phasin family protein: MAANFEDFQKFGKEQLEAASAVASSLAKGLQTIASETTDYSKRSLETGSAYLEKLVGAKSLDTAIQIQSEYAKVAYEGFVAQSTKIGELYASLAKEAFKPVETVIAKVQSVASTVAPK, from the coding sequence ATGGCCGCGAATTTTGAGGACTTCCAGAAGTTTGGCAAAGAGCAGCTCGAAGCTGCCAGTGCGGTAGCGTCGTCTCTTGCCAAAGGCCTGCAGACGATTGCTTCGGAAACCACCGATTATTCCAAGCGCTCGCTCGAGACAGGCTCGGCCTACCTGGAGAAGCTCGTCGGCGCGAAGTCGCTCGACACTGCGATCCAGATCCAGTCCGAATATGCCAAGGTTGCTTACGAAGGCTTTGTCGCTCAGTCGACCAAGATCGGCGAACTCTACGCCAGTCTCGCCAAGGAAGCTTTCAAGCCGGTAGAGACCGTCATCGCCAAGGTTCAGTCCGTGGCGAGCACCGTGGCGCCGAAGTAA
- a CDS encoding SPOR domain-containing protein, producing MASLLPALATPAQAHHHHHYRHLARHSRHSEHSRFAAHHRHERHFAAHGAAPSRLAEIVVDSNSGRVLYAQNEDELRHPASITKVMTLYLLFKELDRGRLNLSSRLTISRHAAAQAPTKLGLRPGQTIAVDDAIKAIVTKSANDIAVAIAENIGGSEENFCAMMTREAHALGMMHTHYADASGLPNDAQITTAADLAILGRAVQERFPRYFHYFSLEEFAYHGQRIRNHNHLLGRIPGLDGIKTGYTNASGFNLLTSVHYRGHAIVAVVLGGATAASRDRAMAALIGREIGEASTRRSAPMIAEVADERASRHEDVVPVQETRARDSSHDSWAARAEALGIASQDGTDVPLPVERPRPAYIASTPAATDNDMTTGSVNRAALDGSTERPEASTTTPSTLHWVTGPAPAKSAQTSPGISDSALAAAGISVKPQSRTDAPAADPEVAAHPGWIIQIGATDDEAKAGALLARVKARKLSALDDAEAFTEKVQKGDATLYRARFAGLDADGAEAACRSLKRSGFGCFAMKN from the coding sequence GTGGCCTCGCTGCTACCGGCGCTCGCCACGCCGGCGCAGGCCCACCACCACCATCATTACCGGCACCTCGCCCGTCATTCGCGCCATTCGGAACATAGCCGGTTCGCCGCCCATCATCGGCACGAGCGCCATTTCGCCGCGCATGGAGCTGCCCCCTCGCGGCTGGCCGAAATCGTGGTCGATTCAAATTCCGGCCGCGTGCTCTATGCGCAAAACGAGGACGAGTTGCGCCATCCGGCCTCGATTACCAAGGTGATGACGCTCTATCTCCTGTTCAAAGAGCTGGACAGGGGCCGGCTGAATCTGAGCTCGCGTCTGACGATCTCCCGCCACGCCGCCGCGCAGGCGCCGACGAAGCTGGGGTTGCGGCCGGGTCAGACGATCGCCGTCGATGACGCAATCAAGGCCATCGTGACCAAATCCGCCAACGACATCGCCGTCGCCATCGCCGAGAACATCGGCGGCAGCGAGGAAAATTTCTGCGCCATGATGACGCGCGAAGCCCATGCGCTCGGCATGATGCACACGCATTATGCGGATGCCTCGGGCCTGCCCAACGACGCGCAGATCACGACCGCCGCCGATCTCGCCATCCTCGGCCGCGCCGTCCAGGAGCGCTTTCCACGCTATTTCCATTATTTTTCGCTGGAAGAGTTCGCCTATCACGGTCAGCGGATCCGCAACCACAATCACCTGCTCGGCCGAATTCCCGGCCTCGACGGCATCAAGACGGGCTATACGAACGCTTCCGGTTTCAATCTCCTGACCTCTGTGCATTACCGCGGCCATGCCATCGTCGCCGTCGTGCTCGGCGGAGCAACCGCGGCGAGCCGCGACCGCGCCATGGCTGCGCTTATCGGCCGCGAGATCGGCGAGGCCTCGACGCGCCGCAGCGCGCCAATGATCGCGGAAGTCGCCGACGAACGCGCCAGCCGCCACGAGGACGTAGTGCCGGTGCAAGAAACGCGGGCGCGCGACTCCTCCCACGACTCCTGGGCAGCGCGCGCCGAGGCGCTGGGCATAGCATCGCAAGACGGCACCGACGTACCCTTGCCGGTAGAACGGCCGCGCCCTGCCTATATCGCCAGCACGCCGGCCGCGACCGACAACGATATGACGACCGGCAGCGTCAACCGCGCCGCGCTGGACGGCTCGACCGAGCGGCCGGAAGCTTCAACGACAACGCCCTCAACCTTGCATTGGGTCACTGGTCCCGCCCCGGCGAAATCCGCGCAAACGTCGCCCGGCATCAGCGATAGCGCCCTTGCCGCAGCGGGCATCTCGGTCAAGCCGCAATCGCGCACTGACGCGCCTGCCGCAGACCCGGAGGTCGCCGCGCACCCCGGCTGGATCATCCAGATCGGCGCGACCGATGACGAAGCCAAGGCGGGCGCACTGCTCGCCCGCGTCAAGGCGCGCAAGCTCAGCGCCCTCGACGACGCCGAGGCTTTTACCGAGAAAGTGCAGAAAGGCGACGCGACGCTCTACCGGGCACGTTTCGCCGGCCTCGATGCCGATGGCGCGGAGGCCGCCTGCCGCAGCTTGAAAAGATCCGGCTTCGGCTGTTTTGCAATGAAGAATTAG
- a CDS encoding DnaJ domain-containing protein, protein MPYILAGVLILYLALFGTRAFARANPAALALALRRFASLGVLALAGLALLRGSLDGALVLAAFGLWLLVGARKSPPARSGPGTGRRTGATSRLRSAVIEMEVDHASGVMCGTVLAGPDEGKSLAHMTREQCEALHRLCLSDDPEGARLLEAYLDRRFPGWRAAGNEGADTRSRRAQARSRPGVMSEDEAYEVLGLHKGATRDDVMRSHRSLIKKLHPDHGGPTDLAARVNEAKDVLMRRHH, encoded by the coding sequence TTGCCTTATATCCTCGCCGGCGTTCTCATCCTTTATCTCGCGCTCTTTGGCACGAGAGCCTTCGCACGCGCCAATCCTGCCGCGCTGGCACTGGCCTTGCGCCGTTTCGCCAGTCTCGGCGTTCTGGCGCTTGCGGGGCTCGCCCTGCTGCGCGGCAGTCTCGATGGCGCCCTGGTGCTGGCTGCATTTGGTCTTTGGCTTCTGGTGGGTGCGAGAAAATCGCCGCCCGCGCGATCCGGGCCGGGGACCGGGCGGCGAACCGGCGCCACATCGCGGCTGCGCTCGGCGGTGATCGAAATGGAAGTCGATCATGCTTCGGGCGTGATGTGCGGGACGGTGCTGGCCGGCCCGGACGAAGGCAAGTCACTCGCCCATATGACGCGCGAACAATGCGAAGCGTTGCACCGGCTCTGTCTCAGTGACGATCCGGAGGGCGCGCGGCTGTTAGAGGCTTATCTGGACCGCCGGTTTCCCGGATGGCGTGCGGCAGGAAACGAGGGTGCGGACACGCGGAGCCGTCGCGCGCAGGCGCGTTCCCGTCCGGGCGTAATGTCCGAGGATGAGGCTTATGAGGTCCTGGGCCTTCACAAGGGGGCGACGCGCGACGATGTCATGCGCTCGCACCGGTCCCTGATCAAGAAACTGCATCCCGACCACGGGGGGCCGACGGATCTGGCGGCTCGTGTCAACGAGGCCAAGGACGTTCTGATGCGCAGACACCACTAA
- a CDS encoding DUF1489 family protein — protein MTLHLLKLCVGADSIADLEDYQARKRGQPVHVTRMVPRRAEDLLDGGSLYWVIKGQIAARQGLEAIEPFTDSDGIGRCRLVLDRAIVRVRPRPFRAFQGWRYLAPEDCPPDLTSQDAAEMPEALRSELAALGLL, from the coding sequence ATGACGCTTCACCTGCTCAAGCTTTGCGTCGGCGCGGATTCGATCGCCGATCTCGAGGACTATCAGGCGCGCAAGCGCGGGCAGCCGGTTCATGTGACGCGCATGGTACCGCGCCGCGCCGAGGATTTGCTCGACGGGGGCTCGCTCTATTGGGTCATCAAGGGGCAGATCGCCGCGCGCCAGGGACTTGAAGCTATCGAGCCATTTACGGACTCGGACGGCATCGGCCGTTGCCGGCTGGTGCTCGACCGGGCGATCGTGCGCGTCAGGCCGCGGCCATTCCGGGCGTTTCAGGGTTGGCGCTACCTCGCGCCCGAGGATTGTCCGCCCGATTTGACGAGCCAGGATGCCGCCGAAATGCCGGAAGCGTTGCGCAGCGAGCTTGCGGCGCTTGGTCTATTGTGA
- a CDS encoding polyphosphate kinase 2 family protein, with the protein MDYRKKFIVPPGKKLRLADTDPADTRDQKSEADSADLIERYRQKLADMQTLLYAEGKRALLIVLQAMDAGGKDGTISHVMRAMNPQGVSVSRFEAPTPEEQAHDFLWRVHMRVPRRSQVGVFNRSHYEDVLITRVHKEIDADTCKARYEQIRDFEAELFDSGTHILKFFLHISEEEQLARFAQRLEDPHRNWKISEADYTERAFWDDYMDAYQDALSATSTRDAPWFVIPSNHKWFRNLAISQIVGDTLEDLGMKYPKPHVDLDKIRHDYHAAVAEADGKKKRKG; encoded by the coding sequence ATGGACTATCGCAAAAAATTCATCGTCCCGCCCGGCAAAAAGCTGCGCCTCGCCGACACCGACCCGGCCGACACCCGCGATCAAAAATCGGAGGCGGATTCCGCCGACCTCATCGAACGCTACCGGCAAAAGCTCGCCGATATGCAGACCCTGCTCTACGCCGAAGGCAAGCGGGCGCTGCTGATCGTGCTGCAGGCGATGGACGCCGGCGGCAAGGATGGAACGATCTCGCATGTCATGCGGGCGATGAACCCGCAGGGCGTCTCCGTCTCCCGCTTCGAGGCGCCGACGCCCGAGGAGCAGGCGCATGATTTTCTCTGGCGCGTCCATATGCGCGTGCCAAGGCGCAGCCAGGTGGGTGTCTTCAACCGCTCGCATTACGAAGACGTGCTGATCACGCGCGTGCACAAGGAGATCGACGCCGACACCTGCAAGGCGCGCTACGAACAGATCCGCGATTTCGAGGCGGAGCTTTTCGACAGCGGCACGCATATCCTGAAATTCTTCCTGCACATCAGCGAGGAGGAGCAGCTCGCCCGTTTCGCCCAGCGGCTCGAAGACCCGCATCGCAACTGGAAGATCAGCGAAGCCGATTATACGGAACGCGCGTTCTGGGACGATTACATGGACGCCTATCAGGACGCCCTGAGCGCGACGAGCACCAGGGACGCGCCGTGGTTCGTCATCCCGTCGAACCACAAATGGTTCCGCAATCTCGCGATCTCACAAATCGTCGGCGACACGCTGGAGGATTTGGGCATGAAATATCCCAAGCCCCATGTCGATCTCGACAAAATCCGCCACGACTATCACGCCGCGGTCGCGGAAGCCGATGGCAAGAAGAAGCGAAAAGGATAG
- a CDS encoding DUF1614 domain-containing protein has translation MMHYWPLSLPFFLLLGGVFFLLVVWVEVRALMFAYTRAGLSSPAALFILFGSLIGSYVNIPLFYLQSHPGVSSQVIDYFGVQYVVPVADWQGTVVAVNVGGCVIPVLISLYILIKYDLWVLGAVGTAIVAVITHQLATPVHGVGIALPIFVPPIVTAIVAVLLSRPYAGPLAYISGSLGVLIGADLSNLSKVASLGAPVASIGGAGTFDGIFLTGVLAVLLASITGPRTQPALGR, from the coding sequence ATGATGCATTATTGGCCGCTGTCGTTGCCCTTCTTTCTGTTGCTCGGCGGCGTTTTCTTTCTGCTCGTCGTCTGGGTCGAAGTCCGCGCGCTGATGTTCGCCTATACCCGCGCCGGGCTCAGTTCGCCGGCCGCGCTTTTCATACTCTTCGGCTCGCTCATCGGCAGCTATGTCAACATTCCGCTGTTCTATCTGCAAAGCCACCCGGGCGTTTCGAGCCAGGTGATCGACTATTTCGGCGTGCAATATGTCGTGCCCGTTGCCGACTGGCAGGGCACGGTCGTCGCCGTGAATGTCGGCGGCTGCGTCATTCCCGTGCTGATCTCGCTTTATATCCTGATCAAATATGACCTGTGGGTCCTCGGCGCGGTGGGCACGGCGATCGTCGCGGTCATCACCCATCAGCTTGCGACGCCGGTGCATGGCGTCGGCATCGCGCTGCCCATCTTTGTCCCGCCGATCGTTACCGCCATCGTCGCGGTGCTGCTCTCGCGTCCCTACGCCGGCCCGCTTGCCTATATCAGCGGCAGTCTCGGCGTGCTGATCGGTGCCGATCTTTCCAATTTGAGCAAGGTCGCGAGCCTCGGCGCGCCGGTGGCGTCCATCGGTGGGGCAGGGACCTTCGACGGCATTTTCCTCACCGGCGTACTGGCGGTGCTGCTGGCGAGCATTACCGGGCCGCGCACCCAGCCGGCGCTCGGCAGGTAG
- a CDS encoding glutathione S-transferase family protein, producing the protein MSLTLVVANKGYSSWSFRAFILMRHFAIPFDEIAIALGEEQTRANILKYSPSARCPALIDGDLVIWDSLAILEYLAEIYPDIPVWPRARDARAIARALAAEMHSGFQPLRVHLPMNMRRAVKRRELTPEAAADVARIEAAWSDARQRFGAGGDFLFGGFSAADAMFAPVVNRLHIYDVPVGAATRAYMDAVMALPAYRNWQKDAVSETWRVAKYEEV; encoded by the coding sequence TTGTCTCTGACGCTCGTTGTCGCCAACAAGGGCTATTCGTCCTGGTCTTTCCGCGCCTTCATCCTGATGCGGCATTTCGCGATCCCGTTCGACGAGATCGCGATCGCGTTGGGTGAGGAACAGACGCGGGCGAATATTCTCAAATATTCGCCGTCGGCGCGCTGCCCCGCGCTGATCGACGGCGATCTCGTCATCTGGGATTCGCTCGCGATCCTCGAATATCTGGCCGAGATTTATCCGGATATTCCGGTCTGGCCGCGCGCCCGCGACGCACGGGCGATCGCCCGTGCGCTCGCCGCCGAGATGCATTCCGGCTTCCAGCCATTGCGGGTGCATCTGCCGATGAACATGCGCCGTGCGGTGAAACGCCGCGAACTGACGCCGGAGGCCGCGGCGGATGTTGCGCGGATCGAGGCGGCATGGTCCGATGCGCGGCAGAGGTTCGGCGCGGGCGGAGATTTTCTTTTCGGCGGTTTCAGCGCGGCCGATGCGATGTTCGCGCCGGTGGTCAACCGGCTGCATATCTACGATGTGCCGGTCGGCGCCGCGACCCGCGCCTATATGGACGCGGTGATGGCTCTCCCGGCTTATCGTAATTGGCAGAAAGACGCCGTGAGCGAGACCTGGCGCGTCGCCAAATACGAAGAGGTTTAG
- a CDS encoding tetratricopeptide repeat protein has product MRFLWLVTAIAPLALASAPAFAVDTLDIQHCQQMGDADLTIQGCGNIAADKSVDPHDRAVAAFNLGIGYYAKNDLDNSIKAWTEATTFEPGYAHAYNNLAKAYLAEENFAKAISNYDEAVKLDPKHALSYKGRGIAEFLSGGKEKAEADFQQVLALTPSDTYALLWLELTKRRLGAKPSDLAKASTQVNMGAWPGPLVLLYAGQSTPHDVIIAAQHVDQKISKARMCDVGFYAGELSLADGDKDEAIKLFNHALDVCFNSVEERTAATVELKALGEKD; this is encoded by the coding sequence ATGCGTTTTTTGTGGTTGGTTACGGCCATCGCGCCGCTGGCGCTCGCGAGCGCGCCGGCCTTCGCGGTCGATACGCTCGATATTCAGCATTGTCAGCAGATGGGCGATGCCGACTTGACGATCCAGGGCTGCGGCAACATCGCCGCCGACAAGAGCGTCGACCCGCATGATCGGGCGGTTGCGGCCTTCAACCTGGGGATCGGCTATTACGCGAAGAACGATCTCGATAATTCCATCAAGGCCTGGACCGAGGCCACGACATTCGAACCGGGTTATGCCCACGCCTACAACAACCTCGCCAAGGCCTATCTGGCCGAGGAGAATTTCGCCAAGGCGATCAGCAATTACGATGAGGCGGTCAAGCTCGACCCCAAGCACGCGCTATCCTACAAAGGCCGCGGCATTGCCGAGTTCCTGAGCGGCGGCAAGGAGAAGGCCGAGGCGGATTTCCAGCAGGTACTCGCGCTGACGCCCAGCGACACCTATGCGCTGCTCTGGCTTGAACTCACCAAGCGCCGGCTCGGCGCCAAGCCGTCCGATCTCGCCAAGGCCAGCACGCAGGTGAACATGGGCGCGTGGCCCGGACCTCTCGTGTTGCTCTATGCGGGACAGTCGACGCCGCATGATGTGATCATCGCAGCCCAGCACGTCGATCAGAAAATCTCCAAGGCCCGGATGTGCGATGTCGGCTTCTATGCCGGCGAGCTCTCACTGGCCGACGGCGACAAGGACGAGGCAATCAAATTGTTCAATCACGCGCTCGACGTTTGCTTCAATTCGGTCGAGGAGCGCACCGCCGCGACGGTCGAGCTCAAGGCTTTGGGCGAGAAGGACTAG
- a CDS encoding YdcF family protein produces the protein MFFVASKLFWALVEPFNFLLILGLLGVALGFSGWRRLGSGLCIAALLLLSIASFSPLGSALLRPIEDRFPLPGPDLAAPAGIIVLGGGLDEDLTAARHEPILMELGGRVTAGAVLARRFPQARLIFTGGSSSLRPSGADEATGVRDLWVSLGIDPARMTFETKSRNTWENALFTRALLKPRPDETFLLVTAAWHMPRAMGIFRKLGYRVIAYPSDYMTLGDRRDFSLIRLGFGELVMFQFAVHEWIGLTAYHLTGKTSAWFPAP, from the coding sequence ATGTTTTTCGTCGCCTCGAAACTCTTCTGGGCGCTGGTCGAGCCGTTCAACTTCCTGCTGATCCTGGGTCTTCTCGGAGTCGCGCTCGGCTTCAGCGGCTGGCGGCGGCTCGGCAGCGGGCTGTGCATCGCGGCGCTGCTGCTGCTGTCGATCGCCAGCTTTTCGCCGCTCGGCAGCGCTTTGCTGCGCCCGATCGAGGATCGCTTCCCGCTGCCGGGGCCTGATCTTGCGGCGCCGGCGGGAATCATCGTGCTCGGCGGCGGCCTCGACGAGGATCTGACCGCGGCCCGGCATGAGCCGATCCTAATGGAACTCGGCGGCCGGGTGACGGCGGGCGCGGTGCTCGCCCGCCGCTTCCCCCAGGCGCGGCTGATCTTCACCGGCGGCTCCTCCAGCCTGCGGCCGAGCGGGGCGGACGAGGCAACAGGCGTGCGCGATCTATGGGTCTCGCTCGGCATCGACCCGGCGCGCATGACGTTCGAGACGAAATCCCGCAATACCTGGGAGAACGCGCTGTTCACCCGCGCACTTCTCAAGCCGCGGCCGGACGAGACGTTTCTGCTCGTCACGGCCGCCTGGCACATGCCTCGGGCGATGGGCATTTTTCGCAAGCTCGGCTATCGGGTTATCGCCTATCCGTCGGATTACATGACGCTGGGAGATCGCCGCGATTTCTCGCTGATCCGTCTGGGCTTTGGCGAACTGGTCATGTTTCAATTTGCGGTGCATGAGTGGATCGGCCTCACTGCCTATCATCTCACCGGCAAGACCAGCGCCTGGTTCCCGGCGCCGTGA
- a CDS encoding DNA gyrase inhibitor YacG, with product MTPKAESAGGPAPARTCPICGKPASPVERERPFCSRRCADIDLHRWLKGAYAVPVRPEEDDERPEQTQPEQD from the coding sequence ATGACGCCGAAAGCCGAGAGTGCCGGCGGCCCTGCGCCGGCTCGAACCTGCCCGATCTGTGGCAAGCCGGCGAGCCCGGTTGAGCGCGAGCGGCCGTTCTGCTCGCGCCGCTGCGCCGATATCGATCTGCATCGCTGGCTGAAGGGCGCCTACGCGGTGCCCGTGCGTCCGGAGGAGGACGACGAGCGGCCAGAGCAAACGCAGCCTGAGCAGGACTAG